Part of the Vagococcus jeotgali genome, GCCAATCAGCTACTCTCAGATACTTATATTGAGGTTGATTTAGAGGCACAACACATGTGGTATTACAAGGATGGTAAAGTGGCACTTGAAACGCCGGTTATCACAGGAAAACCAAGTACACCGACACCTCCTGGAGTTTTCTATGTTTGGAATAAAGCTAGAAATGAAATATTGCGTGGGGAAGATTATGCTAGTCCTGTTGATTACTGGATGCCAGTAGATTGGACTGGAGTAGGAATTCACGACTCCCCTTGGCAAAGTGCCTCAGCTTATGGCGGTGATTCATTTAAAACAGTAGGATCTCATGGCTGTATTAATACACCACCTGATGTTTGTGGTAAATTATTTGATATGATTGACACTGGTGTACCTGTTGTTATTTTCTAAATTAAAAAAACACATAAATCTGTTTAGATTTATGTGTTTTTTAATACAACACTTATAGTATTAAAAGTTGAGATTTAATGATAAGATAGACTTAATAATAAAGTGAAAAGAGTGAGCCTATCATGTTAACCGTTCAAGAAGCTTTTGAGCAATTACTTGCTGATCATGTCATGACAAATATTGAAACACTTCGCCGGTGGTTAAGAGCTGGTAAAATCCCTGGTGCCAGTATTCAATCTAAAAAAGAAGGTTGGAGAATTCCCCAAGAGAGTATTACCAACATCATTCAAGAAAAAAAAGAAGCTAATAACCAAACAGATTATAAAAAAGGTTATCAAGAAGGTTATGAAAAAGCTGTAAATATCTATCGTAAAAAAACAAAAGAATTAATTTTAAAAGGGATTTATGAAAAAGAGATTACAATTTACCGCACTGAATTTAGGAATCTAGTCACACCTAATATCTCTACTGATAGCCAACAAGACTTTCTACTATTTTCAGATGACTTTTTATTTCAATTTGGGGTAAGACGCCCACGTATCAGCTTAGTCTGTACCTACTTAGATGATTGGGTCTATTTTCCAACTGAGGATATTCTATTTGATTTAGCTAATCAAGATAGAAAAGATGAGTCACTTGATGACATCATCTTAGCTACCTTAATGACTTATCTCACACAAGAATTTAAAAACCGATAAAAATAGATCTATTTTATAATACCTAACTTACCTATTTATTAGCTCTTTGGTAAGATTTAGAGATCATCATCATTGCTTGAAAAGTTTCTACGATAGCTTGTTCGTATTCTTTCATCCCTACTTCCTGACGTACTTTTTCTAGTACTTCATCTTCTCTTTGACAATCTAAAATAGAAATACCTTCTGCTTGTTTGATTTTTTTGATATCACTAACACACTTATAACGCCTCTCTAGTAGAGCCACAATTTTTTTATCAATATCATCAATCATCCCACGCTTTTCACTTAACATACATCCACTCCTTATAACTGGTTAAAAAATATTTCTGCTGCTTTATCAACTAATGTATGTTGCTCACTTAGCTTAATGGCATCCTTATTAACCACAATGATTTGACTATTTGGATTTCTATATTGAATTAAACCGCTAAAAGGATAGACTTGAAAACTTGTCCCCACAATACAGACCACTTCAGCTGCTTCAAGAGCTTTTATACTTTTGTAAATATTTCCTTCATCTAGTCCTTCTTCATATAACACAACGTCAGGACGAATAATCCCACCACATTGATCATGATACATACTCACCGTATACTCTTTAGCGCTCACTGGTTGCTGACATTTTTGACAGTAGCAATCATATAGGCTCCCATGAAACGGAATTACTTTCGTACTGCCAGCTTTCATATGAAGATCATCAATGTTTTGTGTAATAATCGTGATATCCTTATCTTCTTCTAACACCGCCATTTTTTATGTATCACGTTTGGTTGGGCATCTTCATGATATAATTCTTTGACAAAATCATAAAACTTTTCAGGTTCTCTTTTTAAACATGTGTGACTTAGTAAATACTCTGGATTTTTTATTCCCTGATACACACCTAGCATAGACCGGTAATCTGGAATACCGGAAGGAACTGATACACCTGCACCTGTCATAAATACAATCCGCTTTGCCTGCTTCAATATGTCTAATGCTTCTTCCATATTATCCACTTCCTTTCTTCCATTGTATCATCTTTTAATTATAAAATCTTTTGAGCAAAAAAAGCAGTTTAGGAAATAAACTGATTTCTTTCAATATTTTTCATGACTTTTAAAACATTATATGTTATAGTATTCATCATATAAGAAAAACAACTAAATAGAATAAATCTAGAGGTTGCAATTATCATTAACATTGGCCGAGTATGAGGATACTTTGACTCCAATCGTAGGGATAATTGCCGAAATATGAAACAGGTCCTCACCTTTTTCGTATTGGGATTATAGTTAAGAGCTATAAGACTGTCTCAGTTATGACTGAGGTGAGCTATGATTTGATGACTTGATATACATCATTTTAAAAAGCAACCTCATATATGAGGTTGCTTTTTTATTTCATAAAAAAAGGAGAAATTATTATGCAAGAAAGATCATTACGACAGATACACCTATTGACAGCACTTTTATTATTTTTATTAACAACATTATTAGTTACACCAACATCTTTAGCTGAAGATGACAATACTTTTGTAGTAGGTATGGAAGCAGGCTATCCCCCATTTAACTGGACTCAACAAGATGACAGCTTTGAAACTGCCAAGATTCAGGGAGGAAACGAATATGCTGGTGGGTATGATGTTGAGATTGCTAAGAAAATTGCTGATGGTTTAGGCAAAGAACTAGTTATCTTCAAAACAACATGGGATGGACTGGCTCCTGCTGTGACATCTGGGAAAGTAGATGCCATTATTGCCGGTATGTCTCCAACTGAAGAACGTAAAAAAACCATTGATTTCACTGATTTTTATTACACATCTAACTTAGTCATCTTAGTTAAAAAAGATGGGGCTTTTGCCGATGCACAAAATTTAGAGGACTTTAAAGGGGCTAAGATTACCGCTCAATTAAATACCTTACATTATGATATGATCGATCAAATCAACGGCGTTAATAAACAAACTGCCATGGATGACTTCCCTGCTATGCGTGTGGCTTTAGAGTCAGGAAAAATTGATGGTTATGTTACTGAAAAACCTGAAGGAATTACAGCTGAGCAACTAAATCCTAACTTTAAAATGATCGATTTTAAAGATGGGCAAGGATTTGAGACAACTCCAGAAGATACTGCTTTAGCTATTGGAATGAAAAAAGGCAATCCTCAAATAGAACAAGTTAATGAAATACTAGCTGGTATTAGTGAAGCTGAAAGAGATAACTTGATGGATATTGCGATTAGCCGCCAGCCAGATGGTGATACTAATGAGGTTTGGGTAATCAAAATTGTCAAAGAAAACTGGCAAATGTTCTTAAGAGGGGCAGGTGTGACACTTTTAATCTCACTCGTTGGAACTATTGTTGGAACATTTATCGGTCTAGGTATTGGATTATTTAGAACCATACCAAAAGCTACAAAAAGTATCAATCGTATTTTATATAACATTGTCAATGCCCTTTTCTCAATCTATATTGAAATTTTTAGAGGAACACCAATGATCGTTCAAGCTATGGTCATTTACTACGGATCATCTCAAGCTTTTGGCGTAGATTTAAATCCATTAGGAGCTGCCCTATTTATTGTATCCATTAATACTGGGGCATACATGACAGAGATTGTTCGTGGAGGAATTTTCTCTGTTGATAAAGGGCAATTTGAGGCAGCTTCTGCTATTGGGATGACGCACTGGCAAACGATGACAAATGTCGTGATTCCACAAGTCTTTAGAAACATATTGCCTGCTATGGGGAATGAGTTTGTTATTAATATCAAAGATACTTCAGTCTTAAATGTTATTGCTGTAACCGAGTTATACTTCCAAGCTAAAACTGTTGCCGGTAGTAACTTCAGATTCTTTGATACGTTCTTTGTCGTTTGTGTCATCTACTTTGTTATGACATTTACCGTGACACGTATACTACGTTACTTGGAAAGAAAAATGGATGGTACACGTCACTACGCACCATATGCTAATCAACTACAAACACCAATTCTAGAAAGAGAAGGGGAAGAAAAATGAGTTCTTTAATCGAAATTAAACATTTACAAAAAAGTTACGGTGACAAGGAAGTCTTAAAAGATATCGATGCTAATATTGATAAAGGTGAAATCGTCACAATCATTGGCCCTTCAGGTTCTGGTAAATCGACTCTTCTACGTTGCATCAACTTACTTGAAACACCAACTGGAGGAGAAATTTTGTACAATGGTGACAATATTGTCGCACCAGGCTATAATTTACCTAAATTTCGTACTCATGTCGGGATGGTGTTTCAACAATTCAATTTGTTTGAAAATCATGACGTACTAAGTAATTGTATGGTAGGTCAAATGAAAGTCTTAAACCGCTCAAAAGAAGAAGCAGAACGTATTGCCATTGAAAACTTAGATAAAGTAGGGATGAAAGATTTTGCCTATGCTAAACCAACCCAGTTATCTGGTGGTCAAAAACAGCGTGTGGCTATTGCTCGTGCTATCTCCATGGATCCTGAGGTAATGCTATTTGATGAGCCGACTTCAGCTCTTGATCCTGAAATGGTTGGTGAAGTACTTAAAATCATGCGACAGTTAACAGAAACTGGCTTAACAATGGTCATTGTGACACACGAGATGAAATTTGCAGAAGAAGTATCTGATAGAGTTA contains:
- a CDS encoding helix-turn-helix domain-containing protein, which produces MLTVQEAFEQLLADHVMTNIETLRRWLRAGKIPGASIQSKKEGWRIPQESITNIIQEKKEANNQTDYKKGYQEGYEKAVNIYRKKTKELILKGIYEKEITIYRTEFRNLVTPNISTDSQQDFLLFSDDFLFQFGVRRPRISLVCTYLDDWVYFPTEDILFDLANQDRKDESLDDIILATLMTYLTQEFKNR
- a CDS encoding ABC transporter permease subunit (The N-terminal region of this protein, as described by TIGR01726, is a three transmembrane segment that identifies a subfamily of ABC transporter permease subunits, which specificities that include histidine, arginine, glutamine, glutamate, L-cystine (sic), the opines (in Agrobacterium) octopine and nopaline, etc.), translating into MQERSLRQIHLLTALLLFLLTTLLVTPTSLAEDDNTFVVGMEAGYPPFNWTQQDDSFETAKIQGGNEYAGGYDVEIAKKIADGLGKELVIFKTTWDGLAPAVTSGKVDAIIAGMSPTEERKKTIDFTDFYYTSNLVILVKKDGAFADAQNLEDFKGAKITAQLNTLHYDMIDQINGVNKQTAMDDFPAMRVALESGKIDGYVTEKPEGITAEQLNPNFKMIDFKDGQGFETTPEDTALAIGMKKGNPQIEQVNEILAGISEAERDNLMDIAISRQPDGDTNEVWVIKIVKENWQMFLRGAGVTLLISLVGTIVGTFIGLGIGLFRTIPKATKSINRILYNIVNALFSIYIEIFRGTPMIVQAMVIYYGSSQAFGVDLNPLGAALFIVSINTGAYMTEIVRGGIFSVDKGQFEAASAIGMTHWQTMTNVVIPQVFRNILPAMGNEFVINIKDTSVLNVIAVTELYFQAKTVAGSNFRFFDTFFVVCVIYFVMTFTVTRILRYLERKMDGTRHYAPYANQLQTPILEREGEEK
- a CDS encoding amino acid ABC transporter ATP-binding protein, producing the protein MSSLIEIKHLQKSYGDKEVLKDIDANIDKGEIVTIIGPSGSGKSTLLRCINLLETPTGGEILYNGDNIVAPGYNLPKFRTHVGMVFQQFNLFENHDVLSNCMVGQMKVLNRSKEEAERIAIENLDKVGMKDFAYAKPTQLSGGQKQRVAIARAISMDPEVMLFDEPTSALDPEMVGEVLKIMRQLTETGLTMVIVTHEMKFAEEVSDRVIFMDKGVVAEEAPPEVLFNHPKEARTKEFLQRILDN
- a CDS encoding chorismate mutase; protein product: MLSEKRGMIDDIDKKIVALLERRYKCVSDIKKIKQAEGISILDCQREDEVLEKVRQEVGMKEYEQAIVETFQAMMMISKSYQRANK